One window of the Oceanicaulis sp. genome contains the following:
- a CDS encoding aa3-type cytochrome c oxidase subunit IV, which yields MADDYIRGQMDVSEHKRTFDGVMNVSTYAALVTGVVVIYLTLVFANSGDWLVSLFISLVVGAVAGFFTKRGTLYWTTLGVLTVITLISGVIVSAFAG from the coding sequence ATGGCTGACGATTACATCCGCGGTCAGATGGACGTTTCAGAGCACAAGCGCACGTTCGACGGCGTGATGAACGTGTCGACCTACGCCGCGCTCGTGACCGGCGTGGTGGTGATCTATCTCACCCTGGTCTTCGCCAATTCCGGCGACTGGCTGGTCTCGCTGTTCATCTCGCTGGTGGTCGGCGCGGTCGCCGGCTTCTTCACCAAGCGCGGCACGCTGTACTGGACCACGCTGGGCGTTCTGACCGTGATCACCCTGATCTCGGGCGTAATCGTGAGCGCGTTCGCGGGCTGA
- a CDS encoding DUF2312 domain-containing protein: protein MADFAAAATPEKDESDAIGAAAREQLKQFVARIERLEEEKAGLAADIKEVYAEAKSFGYDTKVLRKVISIRKQDRHEREEQEALLELYLGAVGE, encoded by the coding sequence ATGGCCGATTTCGCCGCCGCCGCGACGCCCGAGAAAGACGAATCCGACGCCATCGGCGCGGCCGCCCGCGAACAGCTCAAGCAGTTCGTCGCCCGCATCGAACGCCTCGAAGAGGAAAAGGCGGGCCTCGCCGCGGACATCAAGGAGGTCTACGCGGAGGCCAAATCCTTCGGCTACGACACCAAGGTGCTGCGCAAGGTGATCTCCATCCGCAAGCAGGACCGCCATGAGCGCGAGGAGCAGGAAGCCCTGCTCGAGCTCTATCTCGGCGCGGTCGGCGAGTAA
- the ykgO gene encoding type B 50S ribosomal protein L36: MKVRSSIRSLKNRHRDCQVVRRRGRVYVINKKDPRFKARAG, encoded by the coding sequence ATGAAAGTGCGCAGCTCCATCCGGTCTCTCAAGAACCGTCACCGCGACTGCCAGGTCGTGCGCCGCCGCGGCCGGGTCTACGTGATCAACAAGAAAGACCCGCGCTTCAAGGCCCGCGCCGGCTAA
- a CDS encoding sigma-54 dependent transcriptional regulator, producing the protein MAKTVLIVDDDPTQRRLLQAVLEKQGHHTQTAEDGEAGLAAVKRGGVDVVMLDMVMPGMDGIETLEAIKAREPDLPVIVLTAHGGIETVVKAMRAGAVDFFVKPASPERIAVSIRNALKVKDLSGEVTRLKKTKSGQLGFSDMIAGAPAMRQVVRLGERAAKSNIPILIQGESGVGKELVARSIAAASDRAGRPFVAVNCGAIPENLVESTLFGHEKGAFTGAVAKHLGKFQEADGGTLFLDEIGELPLEMQVKLLRALQEGEVDPVGGKKPVKVDVRIVSATNRDLAEQVKSGQFREDLFYRLNVFPIEVPSLKERREDIPALVRHFIARFNAQEGKAVIDASGETMSLLEGHDWKGNVRQLENAVFRAVVLCDGDYLTPEDFPQISGLAPTLREEAAPAAPSPDAAPPAEPAGFETVASEAGEEDFPVDILDAGGHLRSLESIERDLIAFAIETYSGRMAEVARRLGVGRSTLYRKVREYELDVDNFREAG; encoded by the coding sequence ATGGCGAAGACCGTACTGATCGTCGACGACGATCCGACCCAGCGCCGCCTGCTTCAGGCGGTTCTGGAAAAGCAGGGGCATCATACGCAGACCGCCGAGGACGGCGAGGCCGGCCTGGCCGCGGTCAAGCGCGGCGGCGTGGACGTCGTCATGCTCGACATGGTGATGCCCGGCATGGACGGCATCGAGACGCTTGAGGCGATCAAGGCGCGCGAGCCCGATCTGCCGGTCATCGTGCTGACCGCGCATGGCGGCATCGAGACCGTGGTCAAGGCCATGCGCGCGGGCGCGGTGGACTTCTTCGTCAAGCCCGCCAGCCCCGAGCGCATCGCGGTGTCGATCCGCAACGCGCTGAAGGTGAAAGACCTCTCGGGCGAGGTGACGCGCCTTAAAAAGACCAAGTCCGGCCAGCTCGGCTTCTCCGACATGATCGCCGGCGCGCCGGCCATGCGTCAGGTCGTCCGGCTGGGCGAGCGGGCGGCGAAATCCAACATTCCGATCCTGATCCAGGGCGAAAGCGGGGTGGGCAAGGAACTCGTCGCGCGGTCGATCGCTGCGGCGTCCGATCGCGCGGGCCGGCCCTTCGTGGCCGTGAACTGCGGCGCGATCCCGGAAAACCTGGTCGAGAGCACGCTGTTCGGTCACGAGAAGGGCGCGTTCACCGGCGCGGTCGCCAAGCATCTGGGCAAGTTCCAGGAAGCCGACGGCGGCACGCTCTTCCTCGACGAGATCGGCGAACTGCCGCTCGAGATGCAGGTCAAGCTGCTGCGCGCCCTGCAGGAAGGCGAAGTCGATCCCGTGGGCGGCAAGAAGCCGGTCAAGGTCGACGTGCGCATCGTCTCGGCCACCAACCGCGATCTCGCCGAGCAGGTGAAGTCCGGCCAGTTCCGCGAGGATCTGTTCTACCGGCTCAACGTCTTCCCGATCGAGGTGCCGTCCCTGAAGGAGCGCCGCGAGGACATTCCCGCGCTGGTGCGCCACTTCATCGCGCGCTTCAACGCCCAGGAAGGCAAGGCGGTCATCGACGCCTCGGGCGAGACCATGTCGCTTCTCGAAGGCCATGACTGGAAGGGCAATGTCCGCCAGCTCGAAAACGCGGTCTTCCGCGCGGTCGTGCTGTGCGACGGCGACTATCTGACGCCCGAGGACTTCCCGCAAATCTCCGGGCTCGCCCCGACCTTGCGCGAGGAAGCCGCGCCCGCCGCGCCCTCGCCCGACGCCGCGCCGCCGGCCGAACCCGCCGGGTTCGAAACGGTCGCGAGCGAGGCCGGCGAGGAGGACTTCCCCGTCGACATTCTCGACGCCGGGGGGCATCTGCGCTCGCTAGAGAGCATCGAACGCGACCTCATCGCCTTCGCCATCGAGACCTATTCAGGCCGCATGGCCGAGGTCGCCCGGCGCCTCGGCGTGGGCCGCTCGACGCTCTACCGCAAAGTCCGCGAATACGAGCTCGACGTGGACAATTTCCGCGAAGCGGGCTGA
- a CDS encoding HAD family phosphatase, producing the protein MASQARAVLWDLGHTLVDWNPARVYRELLPDDDAVEAFLGGVCTMAWHSRHDAGVPMAENRKPLIAAHPDKADLIRAWDERWPDMFDGWVDGMEALVEDLESAGVPQFALTNLPAEKWPHIQATYPAIARFQTAVVSGREKLIKPDPRIYQITAERISTAPGETVFVDDRAENIEAARREGFLGVVFKDAETTRAVLRGVGLPV; encoded by the coding sequence TTGGCGTCGCAGGCCCGCGCGGTCCTCTGGGATCTCGGCCACACGCTGGTGGACTGGAACCCGGCTCGCGTCTATCGCGAGCTTCTACCGGACGACGACGCCGTCGAGGCTTTCCTCGGCGGCGTTTGTACTATGGCGTGGCATTCCCGCCATGACGCCGGCGTGCCGATGGCGGAAAACCGCAAACCGCTGATCGCCGCCCATCCCGACAAGGCCGATCTGATCCGCGCCTGGGACGAGCGCTGGCCGGACATGTTCGACGGCTGGGTGGACGGGATGGAGGCGCTGGTCGAGGACCTCGAAAGCGCCGGCGTACCGCAATTCGCGCTGACCAACCTGCCCGCAGAGAAATGGCCGCACATCCAGGCCACCTACCCCGCGATCGCCCGGTTTCAGACCGCCGTCGTCTCGGGCCGCGAAAAGCTCATCAAGCCCGATCCGCGCATCTATCAGATCACGGCCGAGCGCATCTCGACAGCGCCGGGCGAGACGGTCTTCGTGGACGACCGGGCGGAGAACATCGAGGCGGCGCGCCGGGAAGGCTTTCTGGGCGTGGTGTTCAAGGATGCGGAGACGACCCGCGCCGTCCTGCGCGGCGTCGGCCTGCCGGTCTGA
- a CDS encoding Fis family transcriptional regulator, protein MSSDDQDRDEDGSIGSGFDAFLREEGLYEGVRAAAIKRVVAWQLAEEMKRQGVTKVEMARRMETSRSQLDRLLDPDNDKVELATLGRAARALGRELQIELA, encoded by the coding sequence ATGAGCAGTGACGATCAGGACCGCGACGAGGATGGCTCGATCGGGTCGGGGTTCGACGCCTTCCTGCGCGAAGAAGGGCTTTATGAAGGGGTCCGCGCGGCGGCGATCAAGCGCGTCGTGGCCTGGCAGCTCGCCGAAGAGATGAAGCGCCAGGGCGTCACCAAGGTCGAGATGGCGCGCCGGATGGAGACCAGCCGGAGCCAGCTCGACCGGCTGCTCGATCCCGACAACGACAAGGTTGAACTGGCCACGCTGGGGCGTGCAGCCCGGGCGCTCGGCCGCGAACTCCAGATCGAGCTCGCCTAG
- a CDS encoding lytic murein transglycosylase, with translation MISSFLKTAGLLGAMTLAAGCASAGFPPAAEAGTGAGSAAETGATQTDPGFERWRTNFRQELLDSGADPEIVRSMLDGLTPDPVVLERDAYQPEFVRPVWEYLQGAVSDARVSNGRRAQSSVSAELGRIEERYGVDKDILTGIWGLESAYGEIMGNFDIVRSLATLAWDGRRRNFAESQLKAIATMIERGYATRDQLKGSWAGAMGQTQFIPTTYIERAVDFDGDGRRNIWDSEADALASAANLLAEAGWERGQPVVEEVRLPENFDYEAWSERTRRSVSDWSDRGIEAADGSFDGAEGIEARILMPAGGAGPAFIAYPNFDKILRYNNSTSYALGVSYLAKALEGSGDLPGGWPEANPPLGRLHARDLQAALTALGYDTQGIDGVVGPNTRAALQRFQQDKGLEADGYAGAEAYEQVIGVPPAEED, from the coding sequence ATGATTTCGAGCTTTCTCAAGACGGCCGGACTTCTCGGCGCGATGACGCTGGCGGCGGGCTGTGCGAGCGCAGGTTTCCCGCCGGCGGCCGAGGCCGGAACCGGCGCCGGTTCCGCAGCCGAGACCGGCGCGACCCAGACCGATCCCGGGTTCGAACGCTGGCGGACGAATTTCCGGCAGGAGCTTCTGGACTCCGGAGCCGACCCCGAGATCGTCCGCTCCATGCTCGACGGGCTCACCCCCGATCCGGTGGTGCTCGAACGCGACGCCTACCAGCCCGAATTCGTCCGCCCCGTCTGGGAGTATCTGCAAGGCGCGGTCAGCGACGCCCGGGTCAGCAACGGCCGGCGCGCGCAATCGTCGGTGTCGGCTGAACTCGGCCGGATCGAAGAGCGCTACGGCGTGGACAAGGACATCCTGACCGGGATCTGGGGGCTGGAGAGCGCCTATGGCGAGATCATGGGCAATTTCGACATCGTCCGCTCGCTCGCCACGCTCGCCTGGGACGGACGGCGGCGGAACTTCGCCGAAAGCCAGCTCAAGGCGATCGCGACCATGATCGAGCGCGGCTACGCCACGCGCGACCAGCTCAAGGGCAGCTGGGCGGGCGCGATGGGCCAGACCCAGTTCATCCCCACCACCTATATCGAGCGCGCGGTCGATTTCGACGGCGACGGACGGCGCAATATCTGGGACAGCGAAGCCGACGCCCTGGCCTCGGCGGCGAATCTTCTCGCCGAAGCCGGCTGGGAGCGCGGCCAGCCCGTGGTCGAGGAAGTCCGCCTGCCGGAGAATTTCGACTACGAGGCCTGGTCCGAACGCACCCGCCGCAGCGTGTCGGACTGGTCGGACCGCGGGATCGAGGCCGCCGACGGTTCGTTCGACGGCGCGGAGGGCATCGAGGCGCGGATCCTGATGCCTGCAGGCGGCGCCGGGCCGGCCTTCATCGCCTATCCCAACTTCGACAAGATCCTCCGGTACAACAACTCCACCAGCTACGCGCTGGGCGTGAGCTATCTGGCCAAGGCGCTGGAAGGCTCCGGCGATCTGCCCGGCGGCTGGCCTGAAGCCAATCCCCCGCTCGGCCGGCTTCACGCCCGCGACCTTCAGGCCGCGCTGACCGCTCTGGGCTACGACACTCAGGGCATTGACGGCGTGGTGGGTCCCAACACCCGCGCCGCCCTGCAGCGCTTCCAGCAGGACAAGGGGCTCGAGGCCGACGGCTACGCCGGCGCTGAAGCCTACGAACAGGTGATCGGCGTGCCTCCGGCAGAGGAGGACTAA
- a CDS encoding MFS transporter, which translates to MTPPYDPSSPSTPQQRRQAFRLLFVCLMATSIGNSMLFAILPPLARELDVAEVWVGAIYTLSALMFLLMSPVWGALSDRYGRRPMIVLGLASFAFSCLMFAAGAWAGQAGWLPPMAAIFAMAAARCLFGGLGSATNPAAQAYVADRTAPSERTQALAALTAAFGLGATIGPALAAAFAERIGIAGFMAAVAALVAAGAVAVRVLLPENTPPKQQGRPINPFIQFRFALDPRLTAFVVFGCVMWLSQAASLQALSFYVMDRLALTPDEGLQLAGVALTAGAAALIFAQLVVIPALKTSPRVLMVFGALMVAFGNAEMVFADSYGTIVFGYIVNCFGFGLSRSGFTAGASLAVGPAEQGRAAGITTATAGLGFLIAPVTGLWLYQTLTPAAPFALNAALALAGLALAIFHPRIRAAAARALDRDDEAPGPV; encoded by the coding sequence GTGACCCCGCCCTACGACCCGTCCTCGCCCTCCACACCGCAGCAGCGCCGGCAGGCGTTCCGGCTGCTGTTCGTGTGCCTGATGGCGACCTCGATCGGCAATTCCATGCTGTTCGCGATCCTGCCGCCGCTGGCGCGAGAGCTTGACGTGGCCGAGGTCTGGGTCGGCGCGATCTACACGCTGTCCGCCCTGATGTTCCTTCTGATGAGCCCGGTCTGGGGGGCGCTGTCGGACCGCTACGGACGCCGGCCGATGATCGTGCTGGGGCTCGCCTCTTTCGCCTTCTCCTGCCTGATGTTCGCCGCCGGCGCCTGGGCGGGGCAGGCGGGATGGCTGCCGCCCATGGCGGCGATCTTCGCCATGGCCGCGGCCCGATGCCTGTTCGGCGGGCTGGGCAGCGCGACGAACCCCGCCGCCCAGGCCTATGTCGCAGACCGCACCGCGCCGTCAGAGCGCACCCAGGCGCTGGCCGCGCTGACCGCAGCCTTCGGGCTGGGCGCGACGATCGGCCCCGCGCTCGCCGCCGCCTTCGCAGAGCGGATCGGCATCGCCGGCTTCATGGCGGCTGTGGCCGCGCTGGTCGCGGCCGGGGCGGTCGCGGTGCGCGTGCTGCTGCCCGAGAACACCCCGCCCAAGCAGCAGGGCCGGCCGATCAATCCCTTCATCCAGTTTCGCTTCGCGCTCGATCCGCGCCTGACCGCCTTCGTGGTGTTCGGCTGCGTGATGTGGCTGAGCCAGGCCGCCAGCCTTCAGGCGCTGAGCTTTTACGTCATGGACCGGCTCGCCCTCACCCCGGACGAGGGCCTGCAGCTCGCAGGCGTGGCGCTGACCGCGGGTGCGGCGGCGCTGATCTTCGCCCAGCTGGTGGTGATCCCGGCGCTGAAGACCAGCCCGCGCGTACTGATGGTGTTCGGCGCGCTGATGGTCGCCTTCGGCAACGCCGAGATGGTCTTCGCCGACAGCTACGGCACGATCGTGTTCGGCTATATCGTGAACTGTTTCGGGTTTGGTCTGTCGCGCTCGGGATTCACGGCCGGGGCTTCGCTGGCCGTGGGGCCCGCCGAGCAGGGCCGGGCTGCGGGCATCACCACCGCAACGGCGGGGCTGGGCTTCCTCATCGCACCTGTGACCGGGCTCTGGCTCTACCAGACCCTCACCCCGGCAGCGCCCTTCGCGCTGAACGCGGCGCTCGCTCTGGCCGGCCTCGCCCTCGCGATATTCCACCCCAGGATCCGCGCCGCCGCAGCCAGAGCGCTCGACCGCGACGACGAGGCGCCAGGGCCGGTTTAG
- a CDS encoding type II toxin-antitoxin system RelE/ParE family toxin: MATSRKQIKAVFYRTAAGAEPVREWLKTELDQEERRTVGIDIATVEFGWPVGMPVCRPLGEGLREVRSSLSGGRTARVLFCVAGDRMVLLSAFVKKSRKTPQAEIEKARNRMKDLKR; this comes from the coding sequence TTGGCGACGTCCCGCAAGCAGATCAAGGCGGTGTTCTACAGGACGGCTGCGGGCGCCGAGCCGGTCCGTGAATGGTTGAAGACCGAGCTCGATCAGGAAGAAAGGCGGACGGTCGGGATCGACATCGCCACGGTCGAATTCGGCTGGCCGGTCGGCATGCCGGTCTGCCGACCGCTCGGCGAGGGGCTCCGCGAGGTTCGGTCTTCGCTTTCAGGCGGCCGGACCGCGCGTGTTCTGTTCTGCGTCGCCGGGGACCGCATGGTTCTTCTGAGCGCGTTCGTGAAGAAGAGCCGCAAGACGCCGCAGGCGGAGATCGAAAAGGCCCGGAACCGGATGAAGGATCTGAAGCGATGA
- a CDS encoding alpha/beta hydrolase, whose product MGWIVLIALLAPVLLLLGACATGRETVEEIAERFPPEGDFVTVQGVRLHHKITGPEGAPEVLVLHGASSNLNDPQAALADDLADYRVIWLDRPGLGWSERPEGGGDWTPEREADLIAAFLTEIGIERATVVGHSWGAAITLRLMMDHPNRTQGAVLLAPAVRANVGDPAFYNELSTWPVIGTIMTRAVVPAIGPERLQDGAESAFEPEPVPENYIERSHLPLILRPGPWRHNAADMARVNESLEEQEDRYGEIDQPVILLAGPEDTVVYADRHARPVAETLPRGELRLIEGAGHNLHYRHGDAVAEAVADVIARSSGM is encoded by the coding sequence ATGGGCTGGATCGTCCTGATCGCGCTGCTCGCGCCGGTTCTGCTGCTGCTCGGCGCCTGCGCCACGGGCCGCGAAACTGTCGAGGAGATCGCCGAGCGCTTCCCGCCGGAGGGCGATTTCGTCACGGTGCAGGGCGTGCGGCTCCATCACAAGATCACCGGCCCCGAAGGCGCGCCCGAAGTGCTGGTTCTGCACGGCGCCTCGTCCAATCTCAACGACCCGCAGGCTGCGCTCGCCGACGATCTCGCCGATTATCGCGTGATCTGGCTCGACCGTCCGGGCCTCGGCTGGAGCGAACGGCCCGAAGGCGGCGGGGACTGGACGCCCGAGCGCGAGGCCGATCTCATCGCCGCCTTCCTGACTGAGATCGGGATCGAGCGCGCGACGGTGGTGGGCCACAGCTGGGGCGCAGCGATCACCTTGCGCCTGATGATGGATCATCCGAACCGGACGCAGGGCGCGGTGCTGCTCGCGCCTGCGGTCCGGGCGAACGTGGGCGATCCGGCCTTCTATAACGAGCTTTCCACCTGGCCGGTGATCGGCACGATCATGACCCGCGCCGTTGTGCCCGCGATCGGGCCCGAGCGCCTGCAGGACGGCGCGGAAAGCGCGTTCGAGCCCGAGCCCGTGCCGGAAAACTATATCGAGCGCAGCCATCTGCCGCTGATCCTCAGGCCCGGCCCCTGGCGGCACAACGCCGCCGACATGGCGCGGGTGAACGAGAGCCTTGAAGAGCAGGAAGACCGCTACGGCGAGATCGACCAGCCGGTGATCCTGCTGGCCGGCCCCGAAGACACGGTGGTCTACGCCGACCGTCACGCCAGGCCTGTCGCGGAGACCTTGCCCCGAGGCGAGCTCAGGCTGATCGAGGGCGCGGGTCATAACCTGCACTACCGGCACGGCGATGCGGTCGCCGAGGCCGTCGCCGACGTGATCGCACGCAGCTCCGGCATGTGA
- a CDS encoding proton-translocating transhydrogenase family protein: MDAVSTVDPFIFRVAIFVLAVFVGYYVVWSVTPALHTPLMSVTNAVSSVIIVGALIAAGASAGTDGALFGKGLGAMAVLLASVNIFGGFMVTQRMLAMYKKKEKPAKPAGEAKS, translated from the coding sequence ATGGACGCAGTTTCGACCGTCGATCCGTTCATCTTCCGCGTGGCCATTTTCGTGCTCGCGGTCTTCGTGGGCTATTACGTGGTCTGGTCGGTCACCCCGGCCCTCCACACCCCGCTGATGAGCGTGACCAACGCGGTCTCCTCGGTGATCATCGTCGGCGCGCTGATCGCCGCGGGCGCGTCTGCAGGCACCGACGGGGCGCTGTTCGGCAAAGGCTTGGGCGCGATGGCCGTGCTTCTGGCCAGCGTGAACATCTTCGGCGGCTTCATGGTCACCCAGCGCATGCTGGCGATGTACAAGAAGAAGGAAAAACCGGCGAAACCCGCCGGGGAGGCGAAATCTTGA
- a CDS encoding Re/Si-specific NAD(P)(+) transhydrogenase subunit alpha: MKVAVLAETRQGEARVAATPDSVRALIKAGAEVAVEKGAGAKASFSDADYESAGAAVGTKAATLKGADALFCVRRPDAATLEKLKDGAVVIGLLEPHGDKDFAKVCADAKVNALAMEFTPRITRAQSMDALSSQSNLAGYRAVIEAAELYGRAFPMMMTAAGTIAAAKAFVMGAGVAGLQAIATARRLGAVVSATDVRPAAKEQVASLGAKFVAVEDEEFKAAETAGGYAKEMSDEYKKKQAELVASHIAKQDVVITTALIPGRPAPRLIDKTMVEAMKPGSVIIDIAAANGGNCELTEPDKVVVHKGVTVAGFTNLPGRLPADSSQLLAKNLVNLFPLIKGEDGALAPHWDDDIIKGMALTKDGAVVHPSLTGEA; encoded by the coding sequence ATGAAAGTCGCCGTACTCGCCGAAACGCGCCAGGGCGAAGCCCGCGTCGCGGCCACCCCCGACAGCGTCCGTGCGCTGATCAAGGCCGGCGCTGAGGTCGCTGTCGAAAAAGGCGCCGGCGCCAAGGCGAGCTTTTCCGACGCCGACTATGAAAGCGCCGGAGCCGCGGTCGGCACGAAAGCCGCGACGCTGAAGGGCGCGGACGCGCTGTTCTGCGTGCGCCGACCTGACGCCGCCACTTTGGAAAAGCTCAAGGACGGCGCGGTCGTCATCGGTCTTCTCGAACCCCACGGCGACAAGGACTTCGCCAAGGTCTGCGCGGACGCCAAGGTCAACGCGCTGGCGATGGAGTTCACCCCCCGCATCACACGGGCGCAGTCCATGGACGCGCTGTCTAGCCAGTCCAACCTTGCAGGCTATCGCGCCGTCATCGAGGCCGCCGAGCTTTACGGCCGGGCCTTCCCGATGATGATGACCGCCGCGGGCACCATCGCGGCGGCCAAGGCCTTCGTGATGGGCGCAGGGGTGGCGGGCCTTCAGGCGATCGCCACGGCGCGGCGCCTCGGTGCGGTGGTCAGCGCGACCGACGTGCGCCCCGCCGCGAAGGAACAGGTGGCGAGCCTGGGCGCGAAATTCGTCGCGGTCGAGGACGAGGAGTTCAAGGCCGCCGAGACCGCGGGCGGCTACGCCAAGGAAATGAGCGACGAGTACAAGAAAAAGCAGGCCGAGCTCGTCGCCAGCCATATCGCAAAGCAGGACGTGGTGATCACCACCGCCCTGATCCCCGGCCGCCCCGCCCCGCGCCTGATCGACAAGACCATGGTCGAGGCGATGAAGCCGGGCAGCGTGATCATCGACATCGCCGCAGCCAACGGCGGCAATTGCGAGCTGACAGAGCCCGACAAGGTCGTCGTCCACAAGGGCGTGACGGTGGCCGGCTTCACCAACCTGCCGGGCCGTCTGCCGGCGGATTCCAGCCAGCTTCTGGCGAAAAACCTCGTCAATCTCTTCCCGCTCATCAAGGGCGAGGACGGCGCGCTCGCCCCGCACTGGGACGACGACATCATCAAGGGCATGGCGCTGACCAAGGACGGCGCCGTGGTCCATCCCTCGCTGACCGGCGAGGCGTAA
- a CDS encoding alpha/beta fold hydrolase, translating into MASSDRPAPPLAEFGGAPLDPPAWFAEALDDPVEEGAASQGGGEIVWKAWGERGAPALVLVHGGTAHKGWWDALGPFLARQGRRVIAPDLPGMGQSRWADQYTLDDHAAAVMAAAEDAGGFMAGAPIMAGHSFGGFVTLKAATTAPGERLKAAIILDSPIRKPEKQREGAPPKRGGKIYPDLATALSRFRLLPEQPCDNLWLVDHVARGSLKAAEGGWTWWFDPGIWAKLSYERRDPEKAAKDLRRPLAFVRGAQSSLMGAETWDYMKSVFTASPFVTVPQTRHHLVLDDPLATVAALDALIEGWAR; encoded by the coding sequence ATGGCCAGTTCCGACCGCCCCGCCCCGCCGCTCGCCGAATTCGGCGGCGCGCCGCTCGATCCGCCCGCCTGGTTCGCCGAGGCGCTGGACGATCCCGTCGAGGAGGGCGCGGCGTCCCAGGGCGGCGGCGAGATCGTCTGGAAGGCCTGGGGCGAGCGCGGCGCGCCGGCGCTGGTGCTGGTGCATGGCGGCACCGCGCACAAGGGCTGGTGGGACGCGCTGGGTCCCTTCCTGGCGCGGCAGGGCCGCCGGGTGATCGCGCCGGACCTGCCCGGCATGGGCCAGTCGCGCTGGGCCGATCAGTATACGCTGGACGACCACGCCGCAGCGGTCATGGCCGCCGCAGAGGACGCAGGCGGGTTTATGGCGGGAGCCCCGATCATGGCCGGCCACAGCTTCGGCGGGTTCGTCACGCTGAAGGCGGCGACCACCGCGCCGGGCGAGCGGCTGAAGGCGGCGATCATCCTGGACAGCCCGATCCGCAAACCGGAAAAGCAGCGCGAGGGCGCCCCGCCCAAGCGCGGCGGCAAGATCTATCCCGATCTGGCCACCGCCCTGTCGCGCTTCCGGCTGCTGCCCGAACAGCCCTGCGACAATCTCTGGCTCGTCGACCATGTGGCGCGCGGCAGCCTTAAGGCCGCCGAGGGCGGCTGGACCTGGTGGTTCGATCCCGGCATCTGGGCCAAGCTCTCCTATGAGCGGCGCGATCCGGAGAAGGCCGCAAAAGACCTCAGACGCCCCCTCGCCTTCGTGCGCGGGGCGCAGTCCTCGCTCATGGGCGCGGAGACCTGGGACTACATGAAATCGGTCTTCACAGCTTCGCCCTTCGTCACCGTGCCGCAGACCCGCCATCACCTGGTGCTGGACGATCCGCTGGCCACCGTCGCGGCGCTGGACGCGCTGATCGAGGGCTGGGCGCGCTAG
- a CDS encoding ASCH domain-containing protein — MQDELLGFVLAGRKRATPSLARWYDDATGPRPGDLTLILDGSGAPACVIRTRSVEIAPVHAVTEEFAYEEGEYEATRERWLADHRAFYRREAEREGFTYSDDLDVVYERFEMVWTPARN; from the coding sequence CTGCAGGACGAGCTTCTGGGCTTCGTGCTGGCTGGCCGCAAACGCGCCACGCCGAGCCTTGCGCGCTGGTATGACGATGCGACCGGGCCGAGACCCGGCGATCTGACGCTGATCCTGGACGGCTCGGGCGCGCCGGCCTGCGTGATCCGCACGCGGTCGGTGGAGATCGCGCCGGTTCACGCCGTGACCGAAGAGTTCGCCTACGAGGAAGGCGAGTACGAGGCCACCCGCGAACGCTGGCTGGCCGACCACCGCGCCTTCTACCGCCGCGAGGCCGAGCGCGAAGGGTTCACGTATTCCGACGATCTCGACGTGGTCTATGAGCGTTTCGAGATGGTCTGGACGCCGGCGCGCAATTGA